A single genomic interval of uncultured Desulfobulbus sp. harbors:
- a CDS encoding ABC transporter permease: MNSSFQQALRVQRRVVWALMLRESKTLFGKHKLGYLWAVIQAAFNISVFWGIREIAGFQAPHGMSTPVFLLGGFVPWYIFSNGVTNGLHAIAGNRTLLNYPQVFPLDLLLARILLQGAMQTLVLVVLLIASYCIGQKVAIESPHAIFSALLLALTMGLGGGAACSAFNLIWPVTEQLVPMVLRLLFFTSGLFFSVIDLPVASQKVLSFNPLTHIIEMTRQGFVSGYGEQFISFPYVASVALVFLTIGLLLERYSRRYLDRLL, encoded by the coding sequence ATGAACAGTTCTTTTCAACAGGCCCTCAGGGTGCAACGGCGGGTGGTCTGGGCTCTGATGCTCCGCGAATCCAAGACCCTGTTTGGTAAACACAAGCTCGGCTATCTCTGGGCGGTTATTCAGGCGGCATTCAACATCTCGGTCTTCTGGGGCATCCGTGAGATCGCCGGATTCCAGGCTCCGCACGGTATGTCAACGCCAGTCTTCCTCCTCGGCGGCTTCGTTCCATGGTACATTTTCAGTAACGGCGTTACCAATGGCTTGCACGCAATTGCCGGGAACCGGACCTTGCTTAACTACCCTCAAGTTTTCCCCCTCGACCTGCTACTGGCCAGGATTCTTCTCCAAGGCGCCATGCAGACCTTGGTGCTGGTGGTGCTGTTGATCGCCTCGTACTGCATTGGCCAGAAGGTAGCCATTGAAAGCCCCCATGCCATATTCAGCGCCCTATTGCTGGCCCTGACCATGGGGTTAGGAGGCGGTGCGGCCTGCTCCGCGTTCAATCTGATCTGGCCGGTGACCGAACAACTGGTGCCAATGGTGCTACGGCTCCTGTTCTTCACCTCCGGACTGTTCTTCTCCGTGATCGATCTCCCTGTGGCCTCCCAGAAGGTTCTCTCCTTCAATCCACTGACCCATATCATCGAGATGACTCGCCAGGGATTTGTTTCCGGCTACGGAGAACAGTTCATCTCCTTCCCCTATGTAGCGAGCGTCGCTCTGGTGTTTCTGACCATTGGTTTGCTGCTGGAACGCTACTCGCGACGCTACCTGGACCGGTTGCTATGA
- a CDS encoding DVU3141 family protein, producing the protein MLHRRYARLFHLVQISIAVFFPFIFLSACTFQGPFVQPTAETERSAQESLLLKKVGQLKQGDTIKLDDPAYGGTLKATVLDSYYSAAAVDCKRLLVETTSASWQLLVCRDPQGSGWSAVPQSNN; encoded by the coding sequence ATGCTGCATCGCAGATATGCCAGGCTGTTCCACCTGGTTCAAATATCTATAGCTGTATTCTTTCCGTTTATTTTCCTTTCCGCTTGCACTTTCCAAGGTCCCTTTGTTCAGCCGACTGCCGAAACAGAAAGGTCTGCCCAGGAAAGTCTTTTGCTGAAAAAAGTTGGTCAATTAAAACAGGGAGACACGATCAAACTTGACGATCCCGCTTACGGTGGAACGCTGAAGGCCACGGTGCTCGACAGCTACTACTCCGCAGCCGCTGTCGATTGCAAGCGATTACTTGTGGAAACAACGTCTGCAAGCTGGCAACTGCTGGTCTGTCGCGATCCGCAGGGGAGTGGGTGGTCGGCCGTACCCCAGAGCAACAACTAG
- the kdsB gene encoding 3-deoxy-manno-octulosonate cytidylyltransferase, whose translation MNRRIIIVIPARYGSTRLPGKPLAEIHGKPMVQHVYERALLVPEVETVVVATDDNRVMEAVQAFGGRSVMTSDHHPSGTDRLTEVMQALEADIYINLQCDEPLVRSEDISKLAQGMLADSSVQVGTLCHCLPAAEADNPHLVKVVVSATGDALYFSRSPIPYNRSQETACYYKHVGIYAYRREVLELYAGLPQPMMEQAEKLEQLRLLAAGFRIRVFEVPPVGPGVDTPQCLAAVRELMKDRQF comes from the coding sequence ATGAATAGGCGTATTATTATAGTTATACCAGCTCGCTACGGTTCTACCCGCTTGCCGGGAAAGCCCTTGGCGGAAATTCATGGCAAGCCCATGGTGCAACATGTGTACGAGCGGGCATTGCTTGTGCCCGAGGTCGAAACGGTCGTCGTCGCTACCGATGATAACCGGGTCATGGAGGCTGTGCAGGCCTTTGGTGGCAGGTCTGTCATGACCTCGGACCACCACCCTTCGGGCACGGATCGTCTGACCGAGGTGATGCAAGCGCTGGAGGCGGATATTTATATCAACCTCCAGTGCGACGAACCTCTGGTGCGGTCGGAGGATATCAGTAAATTGGCCCAGGGAATGCTAGCGGACTCCTCCGTCCAGGTCGGAACGCTTTGTCATTGCCTTCCAGCGGCTGAGGCAGACAACCCGCACCTCGTCAAGGTCGTCGTTTCCGCCACCGGAGATGCTCTCTATTTCAGTCGTTCTCCCATTCCCTACAATCGCAGCCAAGAAACCGCCTGTTACTACAAGCATGTGGGGATCTATGCCTACAGGCGTGAAGTGCTCGAGCTCTATGCCGGCTTGCCTCAGCCGATGATGGAGCAGGCAGAAAAGTTGGAGCAACTGCGATTGCTTGCCGCCGGATTTCGCATTCGTGTCTTTGAAGTGCCGCCTGTGGGACCGGGGGTGGATACCCCTCAATGCCTGGCCGCAGTGCGGGAACTTATGAAGGACCGTCAGTTTTGA
- the purL gene encoding phosphoribosylformylglycinamidine synthase, protein MATLVTQLHRQLKSDFAYCFNIESSRPLEAEEMERLRLILADGFLVETVTIEPRLKGARVVEVGPRLNFATAWSSNMVSICRAVGLDVVTRVERSRRYLVPEDTDMDTFIANNHDRMTECVYEHPLTTFETGITPEPVYEVDLKTKGPDGLLEIPGISMDEWDRELYYNYFVKRCDRNPTIVEIMDLNNANSEHSRHGFFRGKQVIDGQDYDKTLFKVVTDTLAANPKGSKIAFKDNSSAVEGFTLTTLLPEQPGGPSALKEATVCYHPLLTAETHNFPTGVAPFPGAETGTGGRIRDVQGTGRGGFVMAGTAGYCVANLHIPDYPLGWENDYACPDSLAPALEIEIEASNGASDYGNKFGEPLIQGFTRSFDLRLENGERWGFLKPIMFTAGIGQIDDRHTEKKDATKGMLIVQVGGPAYRVGFGGGAASSMMQGENESKLDFDAVQRGDAEMEQKMNRVLRACNEMGDLSLIDVIHDQGAGGPANVLKELVEHAGGRVEIRNIRVGDPTMSVLEIYVAEYQERVGLLISPENIEKFQQICAREKVACEVLGEVTGDLKFVVHDSENDTNPVDIDIPELLGNIPQKTFTDTRTRPALSPFAPPKGMDVREALNRVLRLVSVGSKRFLTNKVDRAVTGLIAQQQCCGPLQLTVADVAVVAQSHFGHTGIASAIGEQPIKMLVNPAAGARMAVGESLTNLVWAKIEDLEQVKCSANWMWAPKLIGEGAALRDAAEAMAEAMIAVGIAVDGGKDSLSMAAKVGDEVVKSPRELVISLYAAMGDIRKKVTPDIKEPGSVLLLVDLAGGKNRLGGSALAQTCAQIGDEVPDMDNPAQVKEAFAAVQSLIDQEIILAGHDRSDGGLITTLLEMAFAGNCGLNLALNGSDTILETLFAEELGLVIECRWTHLAQVKERFERHKIPCSVLGSSQVKKAITVQFNGELVLDDSMVLLRQWWEETSYQLERLQMNPEYADAEKFNTLDRKGPEYNLSFQPAPTAPAILQKSDKPKVIILRDEGSNSDREMSSAFYSAGFEPWDITMTDLLAGRVDLTKFRGIAAVGGFSYADVPESAKGWAATIRFNERLQAQFHEFYNRADTFTLGICNGCQLFGLLGWVPWLGIEAEHQPRFIHNLSGRFESRWTTVKVLPSKSILLQGMEDLVFGIHVDHGEGFLHFPDESIRQRVWTEQMAAVVYVDDEGKATEAYPFNPNGSPGGLTGLCSPDGRHLAMMPHPERTFLTWQAHYVPESMKSLPVSPWLRMFQNAYDWCMK, encoded by the coding sequence ATGGCAACTCTTGTAACCCAACTCCATCGTCAGCTCAAATCCGACTTTGCCTACTGCTTCAACATCGAATCCAGCCGTCCGCTGGAGGCCGAGGAGATGGAACGGTTGCGGCTGATCCTTGCCGATGGTTTTCTCGTGGAAACCGTTACCATTGAACCGCGGCTCAAGGGCGCGCGTGTGGTGGAAGTCGGTCCCCGGCTCAACTTTGCCACGGCCTGGTCCTCGAACATGGTCTCCATCTGCCGGGCCGTTGGCCTGGACGTCGTGACCCGGGTGGAGCGCTCCCGACGCTATTTGGTGCCCGAGGATACGGACATGGACACCTTCATCGCCAACAACCATGACCGCATGACCGAATGCGTTTACGAGCATCCGCTGACCACCTTTGAAACCGGCATCACACCGGAACCGGTCTACGAGGTCGATCTCAAGACCAAGGGGCCCGACGGCCTCTTGGAGATCCCCGGCATCTCCATGGATGAGTGGGACCGGGAGCTCTACTACAACTACTTTGTCAAACGCTGTGACCGCAACCCGACCATCGTCGAGATCATGGATCTCAACAATGCCAACTCCGAGCACTCCCGCCACGGTTTTTTCCGCGGCAAGCAGGTAATCGACGGACAGGACTACGACAAAACCCTGTTCAAGGTGGTCACCGATACCCTGGCTGCCAACCCCAAGGGAAGCAAGATCGCCTTCAAGGACAACTCCAGTGCGGTTGAAGGGTTCACCCTCACAACCCTGCTGCCGGAGCAACCGGGTGGCCCTTCAGCACTGAAAGAGGCGACTGTTTGCTATCATCCCCTGCTCACCGCCGAGACCCACAACTTTCCCACCGGTGTCGCCCCCTTTCCGGGTGCGGAAACTGGCACCGGCGGTCGCATTCGCGATGTCCAAGGTACCGGGCGCGGTGGCTTTGTCATGGCCGGGACTGCTGGTTACTGTGTGGCCAATCTCCATATTCCCGACTATCCGCTTGGCTGGGAGAACGACTACGCCTGCCCCGACAGCCTGGCACCGGCGCTGGAAATCGAGATCGAGGCCAGCAACGGCGCCTCCGACTACGGCAACAAATTCGGCGAGCCCCTGATTCAGGGCTTTACCCGCTCCTTTGACCTGCGCCTGGAGAACGGCGAGCGCTGGGGCTTTTTGAAGCCGATCATGTTCACCGCCGGTATCGGCCAGATCGATGACCGTCACACCGAAAAAAAGGACGCCACAAAGGGCATGCTCATTGTCCAGGTGGGTGGGCCGGCCTACCGGGTCGGCTTTGGCGGCGGTGCAGCCTCCTCGATGATGCAGGGAGAGAACGAGTCCAAGCTCGATTTCGATGCGGTCCAACGCGGCGACGCCGAGATGGAGCAAAAGATGAACCGGGTGCTGCGCGCCTGCAACGAGATGGGCGATTTGAGCCTGATCGATGTCATCCATGACCAGGGCGCCGGTGGTCCGGCCAACGTGCTCAAGGAGTTGGTGGAGCATGCCGGTGGCCGGGTTGAGATCCGCAATATCCGTGTCGGCGACCCGACCATGTCGGTGCTGGAGATCTACGTTGCCGAGTACCAGGAGCGGGTCGGCCTGCTGATCAGCCCGGAGAATATCGAGAAGTTTCAGCAGATATGTGCGCGGGAAAAGGTGGCCTGCGAGGTTCTGGGCGAGGTGACCGGCGATCTGAAGTTCGTGGTCCATGACAGCGAGAACGACACCAACCCGGTTGACATCGACATCCCGGAGCTGCTCGGTAACATTCCGCAAAAGACATTCACCGACACCCGGACACGCCCCGCTCTGTCCCCCTTTGCCCCTCCCAAGGGCATGGATGTGCGCGAGGCGCTCAATCGGGTGCTGCGCCTGGTCTCGGTGGGCTCCAAACGGTTCCTGACCAACAAGGTCGACCGGGCGGTGACCGGCTTGATTGCGCAACAGCAGTGCTGCGGGCCACTGCAACTGACCGTGGCCGATGTGGCGGTGGTGGCGCAGAGCCATTTCGGCCATACCGGGATTGCCTCCGCCATTGGCGAACAGCCGATCAAGATGCTGGTCAATCCGGCGGCCGGTGCGCGCATGGCCGTGGGTGAGTCCCTGACCAACCTGGTCTGGGCCAAGATCGAGGATCTGGAGCAGGTGAAGTGCTCGGCAAACTGGATGTGGGCACCAAAACTTATAGGCGAAGGCGCTGCCCTGCGAGATGCGGCCGAGGCCATGGCCGAGGCCATGATCGCGGTGGGGATCGCGGTGGACGGCGGCAAGGACAGCCTGTCCATGGCGGCCAAGGTCGGCGACGAGGTGGTCAAATCACCCCGCGAACTGGTCATATCCCTCTACGCCGCCATGGGCGACATTCGCAAGAAGGTCACCCCGGACATCAAGGAGCCCGGCTCGGTGCTGCTGCTGGTTGACCTCGCAGGCGGCAAGAACAGGCTCGGCGGCAGTGCCCTGGCCCAAACCTGCGCCCAGATCGGCGATGAGGTCCCGGACATGGACAACCCGGCCCAGGTCAAGGAGGCCTTTGCCGCGGTCCAGTCGCTGATCGATCAGGAGATCATTTTGGCGGGTCATGACCGCAGCGATGGCGGCCTGATCACCACCCTGTTGGAGATGGCCTTTGCCGGCAACTGCGGCCTGAACCTTGCACTGAACGGTTCCGACACCATCCTTGAAACCCTGTTCGCCGAAGAGCTGGGCCTGGTGATCGAATGCCGCTGGACGCACCTGGCCCAGGTCAAGGAGCGCTTTGAGCGGCACAAAATCCCCTGTTCGGTCCTGGGATCTTCCCAGGTGAAAAAGGCGATCACTGTGCAATTCAACGGCGAGTTGGTGCTGGATGACTCCATGGTACTGCTGCGCCAGTGGTGGGAGGAAACCAGCTATCAGCTCGAACGGTTGCAGATGAACCCCGAATATGCGGATGCGGAAAAATTCAACACCCTGGATCGCAAAGGCCCTGAATACAACCTCAGCTTTCAACCGGCGCCGACTGCGCCAGCCATCCTGCAGAAGTCGGACAAACCCAAGGTGATCATTCTCCGCGATGAGGGGTCCAACTCGGATCGGGAGATGAGTTCCGCCTTTTACAGTGCCGGTTTCGAGCCTTGGGACATCACCATGACCGACCTTTTGGCGGGTCGGGTCGACTTGACCAAATTTCGCGGCATCGCGGCGGTGGGCGGCTTTTCCTATGCCGACGTTCCCGAGAGCGCCAAGGGCTGGGCCGCGACCATCCGCTTCAACGAGCGGCTCCAGGCCCAGTTCCACGAGTTTTACAACCGAGCGGATACCTTTACCTTAGGGATTTGCAACGGCTGCCAGCTGTTCGGCCTGCTGGGCTGGGTGCCGTGGCTGGGCATCGAGGCCGAGCACCAGCCCCGGTTCATCCATAACCTCAGCGGTCGTTTCGAATCCCGCTGGACCACGGTGAAGGTACTGCCGAGCAAATCCATCCTGTTGCAGGGCATGGAGGATCTGGTGTTCGGCATCCATGTGGATCACGGTGAAGGTTTCCTTCATTTTCCGGACGAGTCCATCCGCCAGCGCGTTTGGACCGAGCAGATGGCCGCAGTGGTCTACGTGGACGACGAGGGCAAGGCCACCGAGGCCTATCCCTTCAACCCCAATGGATCGCCCGGCGGACTCACCGGTCTCTGCTCACCGGACGGTCGCCATCTGGCCATGATGCCGCACCCGGAACGCACCTTCCTCACCTGGCAGGCCCACTATGTACCGGAATCGATGAAATCCCTGCCGGTCAGCCCCTGGCTGCGGATGTTCCAGAACGCCTATGACTGGTGTATGAAATAG